CGGCGCTCGCGCTTCTCCCCAGAGCCCAAAGCTCACAGCCTCCTGCCCACCGGCTCAGCGAGCTCGTGCAGCCGCTCGCCAAGCTCCGCCGTGATTGCCTTGATGCCGCCGCGCGCCGCAATCGGCTCGCCGAAGCGCACCACCCAGCGCCGCCCGTCGCGGCTGACCCCGGCGGGCAGGATGGGCGCGCGGCCCCGCGCCGCGATCAGGGCCACGCCGCCGCGCAGCTCCTCGCCGCCGCGCGTGCCCTGCGGGAAGATGCCCACCGTGCCCCCCTTGCCGAGCAGCCGCACACTCGTGCGGATGGCGGCCACATCATTGGTGCGGCGGTCCACCGGGAAACTGCCGCCCGCGCGGATGATCTCACCGATCACCGGCACGAAGAGTTCCTTTTTTGCCATGAATTGCAGGTATCTCCCCGGCGGCAGCGCCCGCGCGACCAGGAAGGGATCAAGGCCACTGACATGGTTGGCCGCCACCACCAGCGGCGTGCCGGGCGGCGGGACATGCTCGCGCCCGTGCACGTCGAGGTGCATCCCCGCGAGCAGCACCGGCAGGTACGTCACGTCCACCACGAAGCGGTACACGAGCGGCTGAACCTGCGGCACCCGCTCAGTGGGGGTGGGCTTCGCGGGGGAAGCGGGGGTCACGCCGTCACTCATGCGCCCGAGGATACGCAAAGTCGGGCTAAAAGTCCCCGTCCGCGTCAGCTTGCGGCGCCTCGTCCCCGTCTGGCCCCGTCTCCTCGGGCCCCCACTCCCCGCTCAACACGGCGCGCACGGCCTCGATGCGGTCCTTGCACGCGGCGTAGGCCTCCTTGGCCTCTTCCAGCAGCGGCAGCACGCGGTCGAGGTCGGCCTCGCCGCTTTCGAGTTCGGCGGCGATCTGGGAGAGCCGGGCGTAGGCGGCGCGGTAGGAGATCGGGTCGCTCACGCCGCGCATCGTAGCCTGACGGGCGGCGACTGAACCTTCACTGCGCTTACCCTGGAGCCCGTGACCCACACCCACTTCGACCTCACCGCGCTGCCGCCGCCCGCGCGCTACAAGCTGCTGACCGCCACCGTCGTGCCCCGGCCCATCGCCTGGGTGAGCACGCTGGGACCGGGCGGCGCCGTCAACCTCGCGCCCTACTCCTTTTTCGGGCTGATGGGTTCGGACCCGCCCGTCGTGGCTTTCGCGCCGGGAGACCGCCCGGACGGCACCCCCAAAGACACGGCGCTCAACATCGGCGCGGGCGGTGAATTCACCGTCAACCTCGTGAGCGCCGAGCTCGCGGAGGCGATGAACCTCAGCGCCACCGATTTTCCGCACGGCATGGAGGAGGCGCGCGCCCTCGGCCTCGCGCTCACGCCGGGGGTCAAGGTAGGGGTGCCGCGCGTACAGGACGCTCCCGCCGCCCTCGAATGCCGGGAGGTGCAGACGGTGCGCATCGGGCGCACCCGCATCATCCTGGGCGAAGTGCTCGGGGTGACGCTGCGCTCGGACGCGGTGCTCGATGCTGGGCGGCACTACGTCGATACCGCCAGACTCGACTTGATCGGGCGCATGGGCGGGCGCGGCGGGTACACGCGCACCCGCGACGGCTTCGAGCTCGCCCGCGTCAGCTACGAGGAGTGGCAGCGCGAGCAGGAGGGCAAAAGCTGAATCTCACGAACTGACCGCCACGTCTCGCCCCGCCCGCCGCGCGACGTCGCCCCAGAGGTAACGGGCCGCGAGCGAGCGGTAGGGCGCCCAGCGGGAAAGCACCGCGTCATACGGCTCGCCCGGATACAGGCGATCCAGCCCCTGCCTGAGCGCGAGGTCGCCGAGGCTGAACACGTCGGGCCGCGCGAGGGCGAAGATCAGGAACATCTCGGCGGTCCAGCGCCCGATACCGGGCAGCGCCGAGAGGGCGGCGATCACGGCCTCGTCGGGCTGCTCGGCGAGGTGCGCGAAATCAATCTGCCCCGTCTGGGCCGCCTGCGCCGCCGCCTGAAGCGTGCGGACCTTCGCCCAGGAGAGGCCGGCGCCGCGCAGCGTTTCGCCGGGGGAGGCCAGCACCGTTTCCGGCGTCACCGCGCCGAGTATCCCTTCCAACCGCGCGTGAATGCTCGCCGCCGCCCGCACGCTGAGCTGCTGCCCCGCCACGTTCCGCACGAGCCGGGCGAAGGGATCTGCCGTCGGCGTGAGCACCGGCAACTCGCCCACGAGCGCGATCACCTCACCGAGCACCGGGTCGCGGCCCAGGTGCACGGTGGCCGCCGCGTGGTCGGTCAGCGGCGGCGTGAAGGCGACGAGACTCGGGGAGGAAGGCAGGCGCACCGCCGGATTCTGCCGGAACAGGTGAGGGCAGAAAGGTACGATGGCCCCATGCGTCTCTCCCGCGTCCTCTGGGCCGCCGCCCTGAGCGCCCTGGTCACCGGGGCGGCAGGTCAGGTCCTGACCGAACCGGAGGCGCCCGCTCCCCCGGAGTTGGCCGCCCCGAATCAGCAGGCCCCCTGGCCGCTGCCCGCCTTCACCGTGGGCTGCCGTGCGCCGCTGGGCCAGAACCTCACGCTGCACCTCGCCGCCGCCGACATCGCCGCCGGCAAGAATTCGTTTGCGGCACTCACCGCGCGGGGCTACGAGCCCGGGCGCTACCGCTACTGGAACCTCGGCGCGGCGGGCGTCTCGGCGGCGCTCGCCCAGGCATGTGCCCAGGGCTTCAGCGACTACGGCCTCGCGCCCCAGGGCCGGGCATGGGTGCTGCTCGCGGCGCGGCCCCTGGAGACGCCGGCGCCGACTTCTGCCGCTCCTTCGCCGACCAACGCTGCCCCGGCGCCGGCCAGCCCAGCCGCCCCCTCGCCCGCCGCTCCCTTGCCTTCTCCTGTGGCGCCTTCTGCTCCGGCACCTGCTCCCGCCTCCGCCTCGCCCGCCGCCCAGCCGGGGCGCGCTCCGGTGATCCTCGCCCGCTTGCCCGAACTTCTCACGGCGCTCAACGAGGTCCGCCGGGGGGGCCGGCGCTGTGCCGGGGAGTGGCAAGCGCCCGCCCCGCCGCTGACCTTCGAGCCCCGGCTCGCGCTCGCGGCGCAGCTCCACGCCAACGCGATGACGCTCTACGGCTTTTTCGCCAGCACCAACCCACAGAGTGGCAGCACCCCGCAGCGCCGGGCGGCGGCGGAAGGTTGGACCGGCCCGGTCAGCGAAAACCTCCAGCAGGGCCGCACCTCGGTGCAGGAGACGCTGGGCGACTGGCTGGAGAGTTCGGTCAACTGCGTCAACCTGCTGAACCCACGCTGGACCCACGTCGGCGCCGGCCTCGCCGAGAGCAGCGCCAAGGCGCCGGGCGGCCCTTTCTGGGTGCTGCTGCTCGGGGAGGGGAAGCGCTAGGCGGCTGCGCGGCCCGGGGGACAGGAGTACACTCCCCCGCGTGAGCGCCGAGCCCCGCCCCCTGAACGCCCGCAGCCTGGGGCTCGCGCTGCTGATCACCCTGATCTGGGGCGTGAATTTCGTGGTGATCAAGTGGTCGGTGGCGGGGGCCTCGCCGCTGCTCGTCGCCGCGCTGCGCTTTGCGGTGGCGGCGGTGCCGGCGGTGTTCTTCGTGCCGCGTCCCCGGATGCCGGCGCGGCTGCTGTGGAGCTACGGGCTGGCGGTCGGCGTCGTGCAGTTCGGGCTGCTCTACCTCGCCGTGCAGCTCGGCCTGAGCGCGGGCATGGGCAGCCTGCTGATGCAGACGCAGGCGTTTTTCACGGCCCTCCTCGCCGCCCGGCTGCTCGGGGAGCGGGTGCTGCCCTGGCAGGCGCTCGGCATGACGCTCGCCTTCGGCGGCATGGGATTGATCGGGCTGGTCGCGGGCGGCGACGTGCCCCTCTTTCCGCTGCTGCTCACGCTGACCGCCGCGCTCGGCTGGGCGGTGAGCAACCTGATCGTCAAGGCGGCGCCGCAAGCCAACGGCTTTCACCTCGTCGTCTGGAGTGCGCTGATTCCGCCGCTTCCCCTCACCGGGCTCGCCCTGCTCACGAGCGGCCCCGGCGAGGTCTGGCACACGCTCACGCACAGTTCGCCCGCTTTCTGGGCGGCCATCCTCTTCATGGGGCTGGCGAACACGGTCCTCGGCTTCGGGCTGTGGGCCAACTTGATCGGGCAGCACGGCGCCTCACGCGTCGCGCCCCTCTCTTTGCTCGTGCCGGTCTTCGGGATGCTCGCGAGCGCGCTGGTCTTTCAGGAGGGTTTTCCCCCCGGCAAGGTGGTGGGCGCCGCCCTTGTCTTCACGGGGCTGATGCTGCACGTCTTCGGGGGGCGGTGGTGGTGGCGGCCCGCCTGAGGCTCAGCCCTCCAGCATCTTCCCCCAGCTTTCCTGATCCTCACCCACGCTCAGCACCTTGCCGCCGCGCACGAGGGGAAGCCGCAGCAGGCCGGAGTCTTCGAGCATTTTGGAGATCACGCTCTCTTCAGTGGTCCGCAGGTAGGCGAGGTTAGATCGCTCATACGCCTTGCCCCCCGTGTCGAGCAGACCGTTCACGCCGAACTTCTGCACGAAGCGGGTGAGTTCGCCCCGACTCATCGGCTTGGCGCCCACGTCCACGAAATGCACCTTGACGCCCCGCTCCTTGAAAAAGCGCTCGGCGGCGCGGGTGGCGCTCGATTTCTTCGTGCCGAAAATCTGGACCTGGGGGGGAGTCATGCGCCCGATTGTAGGTTTCGGGACGCCGAAAGAACCCGCTGTCCGGGCCGGCTAAGCCAGGATGCCGATGCCCAGGGCCAGCCTCAGCGCTAGGCTGGGCGCACGATGTTCAAGATCTTCAAGTGAATGCACACGTTCTGTCCTGGGCAGACTGCTAGCCTGTGGGCAATGCCTGAACGTGTCCTCTGCCCGCTGGGACGATGCTTCCCGGCGCCAAACCACGCCTCTGCTGTCCGGGCGCTCAGGCATCGCCGTCAGTGACCGCCCTTGGTCTGCCCCCGCGTGAGTCGAGCCCCCCGGCGCTCCTCCGCTCGCCCGCCGTTCTCCTGTATGCGAAGGAAGTGACCCACCATAGA
This region of Deinococcus reticulitermitis genomic DNA includes:
- a CDS encoding DNA-3-methyladenine glycosylase family protein, with translation MRLPSSPSLVAFTPPLTDHAAATVHLGRDPVLGEVIALVGELPVLTPTADPFARLVRNVAGQQLSVRAAASIHARLEGILGAVTPETVLASPGETLRGAGLSWAKVRTLQAAAQAAQTGQIDFAHLAEQPDEAVIAALSALPGIGRWTAEMFLIFALARPDVFSLGDLALRQGLDRLYPGEPYDAVLSRWAPYRSLAARYLWGDVARRAGRDVAVSS
- a CDS encoding lysophospholipid acyltransferase family protein is translated as MSDGVTPASPAKPTPTERVPQVQPLVYRFVVDVTYLPVLLAGMHLDVHGREHVPPPGTPLVVAANHVSGLDPFLVARALPPGRYLQFMAKKELFVPVIGEIIRAGGSFPVDRRTNDVAAIRTSVRLLGKGGTVGIFPQGTRGGEELRGGVALIAARGRAPILPAGVSRDGRRWVVRFGEPIAARGGIKAITAELGERLHELAEPVGRRL
- a CDS encoding CAP domain-containing protein is translated as MRLSRVLWAAALSALVTGAAGQVLTEPEAPAPPELAAPNQQAPWPLPAFTVGCRAPLGQNLTLHLAAADIAAGKNSFAALTARGYEPGRYRYWNLGAAGVSAALAQACAQGFSDYGLAPQGRAWVLLAARPLETPAPTSAAPSPTNAAPAPASPAAPSPAAPLPSPVAPSAPAPAPASASPAAQPGRAPVILARLPELLTALNEVRRGGRRCAGEWQAPAPPLTFEPRLALAAQLHANAMTLYGFFASTNPQSGSTPQRRAAAEGWTGPVSENLQQGRTSVQETLGDWLESSVNCVNLLNPRWTHVGAGLAESSAKAPGGPFWVLLLGEGKR
- a CDS encoding EamA family transporter; this encodes MNARSLGLALLITLIWGVNFVVIKWSVAGASPLLVAALRFAVAAVPAVFFVPRPRMPARLLWSYGLAVGVVQFGLLYLAVQLGLSAGMGSLLMQTQAFFTALLAARLLGERVLPWQALGMTLAFGGMGLIGLVAGGDVPLFPLLLTLTAALGWAVSNLIVKAAPQANGFHLVVWSALIPPLPLTGLALLTSGPGEVWHTLTHSSPAFWAAILFMGLANTVLGFGLWANLIGQHGASRVAPLSLLVPVFGMLASALVFQEGFPPGKVVGAALVFTGLMLHVFGGRWWWRPA
- the xseB gene encoding exodeoxyribonuclease VII small subunit, giving the protein MRGVSDPISYRAAYARLSQIAAELESGEADLDRVLPLLEEAKEAYAACKDRIEAVRAVLSGEWGPEETGPDGDEAPQADADGDF
- a CDS encoding flavin reductase family protein — protein: MTHTHFDLTALPPPARYKLLTATVVPRPIAWVSTLGPGGAVNLAPYSFFGLMGSDPPVVAFAPGDRPDGTPKDTALNIGAGGEFTVNLVSAELAEAMNLSATDFPHGMEEARALGLALTPGVKVGVPRVQDAPAALECREVQTVRIGRTRIILGEVLGVTLRSDAVLDAGRHYVDTARLDLIGRMGGRGGYTRTRDGFELARVSYEEWQREQEGKS
- a CDS encoding ArsC/Spx/MgsR family protein, encoding MTPPQVQIFGTKKSSATRAAERFFKERGVKVHFVDVGAKPMSRGELTRFVQKFGVNGLLDTGGKAYERSNLAYLRTTEESVISKMLEDSGLLRLPLVRGGKVLSVGEDQESWGKMLEG